A genomic window from Archaeoglobus profundus DSM 5631 includes:
- the ilvC gene encoding ketol-acid reductoisomerase, which yields MAKIYYDDDADLSYLKGKVVAILGYGSQGRAHALNLRDSGVDVIVGLYKGSKSWKVAEEDGMRVEEVERAVEEGDVIMFLIPDMVQPEVYKRLVRDKLEEGDMLMFAHGFNIHYNQIVPPEFVDVTMVAPKSPGHLVRRMFVEGKGVPALLAVHQNYTGKALEIALAYAKAIGCTRAGVIETTFKEETETDLFGEQVDLCGGVTELIKATFETMVEAGYQPEVAYFEALHELKLIVDLIYEGGLMKMWNAVSETAKYGGLTRGKRIINESVREEMKKILKEIQTGEFAREWILENKAGRPVYNKLLEMEKEHLIEKVGAKLRKMMPWLE from the coding sequence ATGGCCAAAATTTACTACGACGATGATGCGGATTTGAGCTACCTTAAGGGCAAGGTTGTTGCCATTTTGGGGTACGGAAGTCAGGGAAGAGCGCATGCTTTGAATTTGAGGGATTCTGGCGTTGATGTTATTGTCGGGCTTTACAAGGGTAGCAAGAGCTGGAAGGTTGCTGAAGAGGATGGAATGAGAGTTGAGGAAGTAGAAAGGGCTGTTGAGGAAGGAGACGTGATAATGTTTCTGATTCCAGACATGGTTCAGCCTGAAGTTTACAAGAGACTTGTAAGGGATAAACTCGAAGAAGGGGACATGCTGATGTTTGCTCATGGATTCAACATACACTACAACCAGATAGTTCCGCCAGAATTCGTTGATGTAACAATGGTGGCTCCGAAAAGCCCGGGACACCTAGTCAGGAGGATGTTTGTAGAAGGGAAGGGAGTTCCAGCGTTATTGGCTGTTCATCAGAATTACACAGGAAAAGCTTTGGAGATCGCCTTGGCTTATGCGAAAGCAATAGGATGTACGAGGGCTGGAGTTATCGAAACTACGTTTAAGGAAGAGACTGAAACCGACCTCTTCGGAGAGCAGGTTGACTTGTGCGGTGGCGTTACGGAGTTGATCAAAGCTACTTTCGAGACTATGGTTGAGGCTGGATATCAGCCAGAAGTAGCCTACTTTGAAGCTCTGCATGAGCTAAAGCTGATAGTCGATCTAATATACGAAGGAGGACTTATGAAGATGTGGAACGCTGTCAGTGAGACGGCCAAGTATGGTGGATTGACGAGAGGGAAGAGAATAATCAACGAAAGTGTTAGGGAAGAGATGAAAAAAATCTTAAAAGAGATTCAAACTGGCGAGTTTGCAAGGGAGTGGATTCTCGAAAATAAAGCTGGAAGACCAGTTTATAACAAGCTTTTGGAGATGGAAAAGGAGCATCTGATTGAGAAGGTCGGAGCCAAGTTAAGGAAGATGATGCCTTGGTTGGAGTAG
- a CDS encoding transcriptional regulator: MEKTLLEEIIDLLEKEVLTTKEICYKLGLEPEREKDIYSILDRIAKIVRRKGKRLMMIPPRCKNCGFEFSKPKATRCPKCKSERVEPARFTIR, encoded by the coding sequence ATGGAGAAAACACTCTTAGAGGAAATAATCGACTTGCTTGAAAAGGAGGTTTTGACTACAAAAGAAATCTGCTACAAACTCGGCTTAGAACCTGAGAGAGAAAAAGACATCTATTCCATTTTGGATAGGATTGCAAAGATCGTTAGAAGGAAGGGTAAAAGGTTAATGATGATTCCGCCGAGATGTAAAAACTGCGGATTTGAATTCAGCAAGCCCAAAGCAACAAGGTGTCCGAAATGTAAGAGTGAAAGGGTTGAACCTGCGAGGTTTACGATTAGATGA
- a CDS encoding pyruvoyl-dependent arginine decarboxylase, whose amino-acid sequence MLLPKKVFFTKGVGRHEDALVSFELALRDAGIEKFNLVPVSSIYPPNCVEVSREEGLKELKPGQIVFCVMAKFTSNEEGRTIYASVGVAIPEDRNLNGYLTEYMGYCEEDEDVGKYAEENARYMLETAFGVKPARVFNVTAKAKVEKYTTVVAAAVFII is encoded by the coding sequence ATGCTCCTACCGAAGAAGGTGTTCTTCACAAAGGGCGTTGGAAGGCATGAGGATGCTCTGGTTAGCTTCGAATTGGCCTTGAGAGATGCGGGAATCGAGAAGTTCAACCTCGTCCCAGTTAGCAGTATCTATCCGCCAAACTGTGTAGAGGTTAGCAGAGAAGAAGGTTTAAAGGAGCTGAAACCCGGACAGATTGTCTTCTGCGTCATGGCTAAGTTCACGAGCAACGAGGAGGGTAGAACAATCTACGCAAGCGTTGGAGTTGCTATCCCCGAAGATAGAAATCTGAACGGCTACCTAACGGAGTACATGGGTTACTGCGAGGAAGACGAAGATGTAGGAAAGTACGCTGAGGAAAATGCCAGATACATGCTTGAGACGGCATTTGGTGTAAAGCCAGCGAGAGTTTTCAACGTCACAGCCAAAGCAAAAGTTGAGAAGTATACAACCGTTGTTGCTGCTGCTGTTTTCATCATCTAA
- a CDS encoding phosphoglycerate kinase, whose amino-acid sequence MRLPTLDDVDYDGKSVLVRVDINAPIVNSTILDTTRFESHIPTLKELESAKVVLLAHQSRPGKKDFTTLKAHAEVLSNLLGRKVKYVDEIFSSRAIEEIKSLKIGEVLLLENVRFYSEEQLKRSAEEHATCHMVQRLKDLFDLFVNDAFSACHRPHASLIGFVPILPSVVGRLVEREVKALSRVFEEKGRKVFILGGAKIEDAVKVLKNVLTKGIADKVILTGVVANYFLMLSGVDIGEVNKNVVKENKGDVSDEEMLEILKKYRDKIVLPKDVAVDKDGVRVDVPLEKFDGKYMIKDIGIETISMLSEEIPKYDVAVINGPAGVFEDERFTLGTSEILKAVAKAKYSVVGGGHIATATRMFGLDKLMDHISTAGGACIRFLSGEKLIALEVIREYWEKEWSKKI is encoded by the coding sequence ATGAGACTGCCAACGCTCGACGATGTCGATTACGACGGTAAATCTGTTTTGGTAAGGGTGGACATAAACGCACCAATAGTAAACTCTACAATCCTTGACACAACCCGATTTGAAAGCCACATTCCAACCCTGAAGGAGCTTGAAAGTGCAAAGGTCGTCCTTTTGGCACATCAGAGCAGACCGGGAAAAAAGGACTTTACAACGCTTAAAGCTCATGCTGAAGTGCTGTCAAACCTGCTGGGAAGGAAAGTTAAATACGTTGACGAGATATTCAGCAGTAGGGCTATCGAGGAGATCAAGTCGTTGAAAATCGGTGAAGTATTGCTTCTTGAAAATGTCCGATTTTACTCTGAGGAACAACTCAAAAGGAGTGCAGAAGAGCACGCAACATGCCACATGGTTCAAAGGCTTAAGGATCTATTCGATCTCTTTGTAAATGATGCATTCTCAGCTTGCCACAGACCACACGCATCCCTCATAGGATTCGTCCCAATTCTGCCTTCAGTTGTTGGAAGACTCGTTGAGAGAGAAGTTAAAGCTTTGAGCAGGGTTTTCGAAGAAAAAGGGCGGAAAGTATTCATACTTGGAGGAGCTAAGATTGAGGATGCCGTAAAAGTTCTAAAGAACGTGTTAACAAAGGGTATAGCTGACAAAGTCATCCTAACGGGAGTTGTGGCAAACTACTTCCTCATGCTTTCGGGCGTTGATATCGGTGAAGTAAACAAGAATGTCGTTAAAGAGAACAAAGGAGATGTTAGCGATGAAGAAATGCTCGAAATTTTGAAGAAGTACAGGGACAAAATCGTTCTACCTAAGGATGTTGCCGTGGATAAAGATGGTGTAAGAGTAGATGTGCCCTTAGAAAAGTTCGACGGTAAATACATGATCAAGGATATAGGAATAGAAACAATCTCTATGCTTTCGGAGGAAATTCCAAAATACGATGTTGCCGTGATAAACGGTCCTGCGGGAGTTTTTGAAGATGAGAGATTTACGTTGGGAACGTCTGAAATTCTCAAAGCCGTTGCCAAGGCCAAATATTCCGTTGTAGGTGGAGGACACATAGCTACAGCTACAAGGATGTTTGGGCTGGATAAGCTCATGGATCACATTTCTACGGCTGGAGGAGCTTGCATAAGGTTTTTGAGCGGTGAAAAGCTGATAGCTTTGGAAGTTATCAGGGAATACTGGGAAAAAGAATGGAGCAAAAAGATTTAA
- a CDS encoding redox-regulated ATPase YchF, which yields MIEIGLAGKPNAGKSTFFKSATLIDVAIANYPFTTIEPNVGIAYVRTRCVCRELGIECGKCVDGWRFIPVKLIDVAGLVPGAHEGRGLGNEFLDNLRQAEGIIHVVDASGSTDEEGNEVGVGEHDPVEDVKFLREELDMWLFGILKRNWNKIARRIHLERRDPAKFITEQLAGLGFEEWMVKQALKVVGKGVHEFSDEDLKVFAQELRKVRMKMVIAANKADKAPDELIKRLLSLDEIVIPTSAYYELALRLASKNGYIKYLPGDEDFEILKPLNEKQKKLLDEIRAFMKKYGGTGVQKAINTLVFDVLNYIVVYPVEDENKFTDSKGNVLPDAFLVKKGTTVRELAYKIHTEIGESFIYAIDAKRKVRIGEDYELKHNDVVKIVSAK from the coding sequence TTGATTGAGATAGGTCTAGCTGGGAAGCCAAATGCAGGTAAATCGACTTTCTTCAAATCCGCAACGCTAATAGATGTCGCCATAGCAAATTATCCCTTCACAACCATAGAACCGAACGTTGGGATTGCTTACGTTAGAACAAGATGTGTCTGCAGAGAGTTGGGCATAGAGTGTGGTAAGTGTGTTGATGGATGGCGTTTCATACCAGTTAAGCTGATAGACGTGGCTGGTTTGGTTCCGGGAGCACATGAGGGAAGGGGTTTGGGCAATGAGTTCTTGGACAACTTGAGGCAGGCTGAGGGTATAATTCACGTTGTCGATGCTTCCGGCTCCACAGATGAGGAGGGAAACGAGGTTGGAGTTGGGGAGCACGATCCGGTCGAGGATGTCAAATTCCTTAGGGAAGAGCTTGACATGTGGTTATTTGGGATTCTCAAGAGGAACTGGAACAAAATTGCGAGGAGAATACACTTAGAAAGGAGAGATCCTGCAAAATTTATAACGGAGCAGTTGGCCGGTTTGGGTTTTGAGGAGTGGATGGTCAAGCAAGCCTTGAAAGTTGTTGGAAAAGGTGTTCACGAGTTCAGCGATGAAGATTTGAAGGTGTTTGCTCAGGAACTCAGAAAAGTCAGAATGAAGATGGTTATTGCCGCTAACAAGGCTGACAAAGCTCCAGATGAGCTTATTAAGAGGTTACTAAGTCTTGACGAAATAGTCATTCCAACCTCAGCATACTACGAGTTAGCCTTGAGGTTGGCTTCGAAGAATGGATACATAAAGTATCTACCGGGCGATGAGGATTTCGAAATTCTAAAACCATTAAACGAAAAGCAGAAGAAGTTGTTGGACGAGATAAGAGCTTTCATGAAGAAGTATGGCGGGACGGGTGTTCAGAAAGCTATAAACACTCTCGTCTTCGACGTTCTTAATTACATAGTCGTTTATCCAGTTGAAGACGAGAACAAGTTTACAGACAGCAAAGGAAACGTCTTGCCGGATGCATTCTTAGTTAAAAAAGGTACTACGGTGAGAGAGCTGGCTTATAAGATTCACACTGAGATAGGTGAAAGCTTCATCTATGCAATCGATGCTAAGAGGAAGGTTAGGATAGGAGAAGATTACGAGCTTAAGCACAACGACGTTGTTAAGATCGTTTCAGCTAAATGA
- a CDS encoding DUF2095 family protein, translating into MIEWDIDKFKRMFPNLYREIFSVPTIYDHFEICQNEKEALEIIDYFERKGELSKEEADYLRRNLPKHLFGKRKRGDFARRGSR; encoded by the coding sequence ATGATCGAGTGGGATATAGACAAGTTCAAACGCATGTTCCCCAACCTCTATAGGGAAATTTTCAGCGTTCCGACAATTTACGATCACTTTGAAATCTGCCAAAATGAGAAGGAGGCGTTAGAAATAATCGACTACTTTGAGAGGAAGGGTGAACTTAGTAAAGAGGAGGCAGATTATCTCAGAAGGAATTTGCCGAAGCATCTGTTCGGTAAGAGGAAGAGAGGAGATTTTGCGAGGAGGGGGTCTCGTTGA
- the trxB gene encoding thioredoxin-disulfide reductase: MNYDVAIIGCGPAGLTCAIYATRYGLKTVVFEDPTNPSQLALAPQIENYPGFEGTGFELLNKMKEQAEKFGAEIKIEKVENVARDGELFTIKTDEGEYKAKAIVFATGSKHRKLGVEGEKEFIGRGVSYCAVCDGFFFKGKKVLVVGGGNTALVEAIYLHDLGCDVTIVHRRDEFRAEKALQDRVFEKGIKVIWNSVVERIEGKDRVERVVLRNVKMGEVFTVEVDGVFVAIGVEPNVELAKELGVELENGYIKVDRYQRTNVEGVFACGDCCNNPLKQVVTACGDGAIAGFSAYQFISRRKE; this comes from the coding sequence ATGAACTACGACGTTGCGATAATCGGTTGTGGTCCGGCTGGCTTGACCTGTGCAATTTACGCAACGAGATACGGGTTGAAGACGGTCGTTTTTGAAGATCCAACAAACCCATCTCAGCTGGCTTTGGCACCGCAAATAGAGAACTATCCTGGGTTTGAAGGAACCGGATTTGAGCTTTTAAATAAAATGAAGGAGCAAGCTGAGAAGTTTGGGGCTGAAATTAAGATCGAGAAGGTTGAAAATGTAGCGAGGGACGGAGAACTGTTCACAATCAAAACGGATGAAGGGGAGTACAAAGCAAAAGCAATCGTCTTTGCTACGGGAAGTAAACACAGAAAGCTTGGAGTTGAAGGCGAAAAGGAGTTCATAGGGAGAGGCGTAAGCTACTGTGCCGTTTGTGACGGCTTCTTCTTCAAGGGTAAGAAGGTTCTTGTAGTTGGTGGAGGTAACACAGCTTTGGTAGAGGCCATCTATTTACATGACTTGGGTTGCGATGTAACGATAGTTCATAGGCGTGATGAATTTAGAGCTGAGAAGGCCTTGCAAGATAGGGTTTTTGAGAAAGGAATTAAGGTAATCTGGAATTCTGTTGTTGAGAGAATAGAGGGTAAGGATAGAGTTGAAAGAGTCGTTCTGAGAAATGTAAAGATGGGAGAAGTTTTCACAGTTGAAGTCGATGGAGTCTTTGTTGCTATAGGAGTTGAACCAAATGTGGAGTTGGCTAAAGAGCTGGGAGTTGAACTTGAGAACGGTTACATAAAGGTCGATAGGTATCAGAGAACAAACGTTGAGGGAGTCTTTGCATGTGGAGACTGCTGTAACAACCCCTTGAAGCAAGTCGTCACGGCCTGTGGAGACGGAGCAATTGCTGGCTTTTCAGCATACCAGTTTATCTCCAGAAGGAAGGAATGA
- a CDS encoding TrkH family potassium uptake protein: MNFGLVINTLGKISLAFFALMVGLTILAIYFNEDPVPFLTSSLFSLGLGILLTAKKAESDVLRFKEGFAIVGLGWLLVSFLGSIPFMYYIHPINAFFESISGFTTTGASVIDKPELLPRSILFWRSLTQWIGGIGIIMIFLLIIPNIATGAVFQAEYPGITLVKIKPRIRDTALRLYLIYVSLTVAEIVILKFLGVPIFDAVTHAFTTLSTGGYSTHSQSIAYFKDWRVEFSIAIFAILGGSNFSIFYFLCLRRFEVLRDREFIIYILLVTILTVTITLLNLDRYDLINSFRYSFFQVASIITTTGYTTTDFDKWGSGAKMLLLIAMFIGGCSGSTAGGMKVIRLYIMSKYAISQVVKSAEPKVVRIIKYGDRALRSDIVESVVAFFVLYIFIFTISSLIIALHGYDIVTSLSATAACLGNVGPGMGLAGASETYSHFPWTIKILLCLDMWIGRLEIYTVLALFIPSFWR, translated from the coding sequence GTGAACTTCGGACTAGTCATCAATACGCTAGGAAAAATATCTCTCGCATTCTTCGCACTGATGGTTGGTCTCACAATCTTAGCCATCTACTTCAACGAAGATCCAGTCCCCTTTCTAACGTCCTCACTCTTTTCTCTTGGATTGGGGATTTTATTGACTGCTAAGAAGGCTGAAAGCGATGTTTTGAGGTTCAAGGAGGGATTTGCCATTGTAGGACTGGGCTGGCTTCTTGTATCTTTCTTAGGCTCCATACCCTTCATGTATTACATTCATCCAATCAACGCATTTTTTGAATCCATATCGGGGTTTACAACAACTGGAGCCTCGGTAATAGACAAACCAGAGCTGCTACCAAGATCAATACTCTTTTGGCGCTCGCTTACGCAGTGGATTGGTGGAATAGGCATAATAATGATATTTCTGCTGATAATTCCTAATATAGCGACAGGAGCAGTCTTTCAGGCTGAATATCCCGGTATAACGTTGGTAAAGATAAAGCCAAGGATAAGAGATACCGCTTTAAGACTATATTTAATATATGTTTCTCTGACCGTTGCAGAAATCGTCATACTTAAGTTCTTGGGTGTCCCCATTTTTGACGCGGTAACGCACGCTTTTACAACACTTTCAACAGGTGGATATTCAACGCACTCCCAAAGCATTGCCTACTTTAAAGATTGGAGAGTTGAATTTTCGATTGCAATCTTCGCAATACTGGGAGGTTCAAACTTCTCGATCTTTTACTTTCTTTGCTTGAGGAGGTTTGAAGTTTTGAGAGATAGAGAGTTCATCATCTATATCCTCCTCGTAACTATCTTAACCGTAACGATTACGCTGCTAAATTTGGATAGATACGACTTAATCAACTCGTTCAGGTACTCGTTCTTTCAAGTTGCGAGCATAATCACCACAACGGGATACACAACGACAGATTTTGATAAATGGGGCAGTGGTGCGAAGATGCTGCTTCTCATAGCTATGTTCATTGGAGGATGCAGTGGCTCTACAGCTGGAGGTATGAAGGTTATAAGGCTGTACATCATGTCTAAATACGCAATATCCCAAGTAGTGAAGTCTGCCGAGCCTAAAGTGGTTAGGATAATTAAATACGGCGACAGAGCTTTGAGAAGTGATATTGTTGAAAGCGTTGTGGCTTTCTTCGTTCTTTACATCTTCATTTTCACAATTTCATCGCTGATAATAGCTCTGCACGGATACGACATTGTAACGTCACTTTCGGCAACAGCCGCTTGTTTGGGTAACGTTGGACCCGGTATGGGGTTGGCTGGAGCAAGTGAAACTTACAGTCACTTCCCTTGGACGATAAAGATACTTCTATGCTTGGACATGTGGATAGGAAGGCTTGAGATATATACAGTGCTAGCTTTATTCATTCCTTCCTTCTGGAGATAA
- a CDS encoding ribbon-helix-helix domain-containing protein, translating into MKKISVRLTDQHYEMLETLVAIGEYASVSEAIRDAIRKLIAEKAELVEKHAKMKPFV; encoded by the coding sequence ATGAAGAAGATCTCAGTTAGGCTGACAGATCAGCACTATGAAATGCTCGAAACACTTGTAGCTATAGGTGAGTACGCTTCTGTTAGCGAGGCCATTAGAGATGCTATAAGAAAGCTCATAGCTGAGAAGGCTGAGTTGGTTGAAAAGCACGCTAAGATGAAACCTTTCGTTTAA
- the ftsZ gene encoding cell division protein FtsZ yields the protein MKSFIAKAQEFSRIEKVVGDDEFFVPKIIVVGVGGSGCNTVNRLMNIGLNGVETIAINTDYQHLKMIKANKKILIGRSLTKGLGAGGYPEIGRKAAESARYKLEELLADANMVFVCAGMGGGTGTGAAPVVAEVAKKNDAIVIGVATMPFSTERARLIKAYEGLEEFRKHCDTVILLDNNKLLEYYPNLPLEQAFSVMDQIIAETIKGITDTIMYPSLVNIDFADVRAIMKSGDVAALFVGESKSQQRAKDVVRNCLSHPLLEADIRGATGVLVHISGGRDLTVKEVQEIVRELTFEIDEKANVIWGARVDPSLENLVRVVTIMTGVKSPNLLSNFEEGNGRKIVREIDEKGKEKFIDYI from the coding sequence ATGAAGTCGTTTATAGCCAAGGCTCAGGAGTTTAGTCGGATTGAAAAGGTAGTGGGAGATGACGAATTTTTTGTACCTAAAATTATTGTAGTAGGTGTCGGTGGAAGCGGTTGCAACACAGTAAACCGTCTGATGAATATTGGGTTAAATGGTGTTGAAACTATCGCGATAAACACCGACTACCAGCACCTGAAAATGATAAAAGCCAACAAGAAAATTCTGATAGGTAGAAGTCTTACAAAAGGACTGGGTGCTGGAGGATATCCCGAAATTGGAAGGAAGGCAGCGGAATCTGCAAGATACAAGCTAGAAGAGCTCTTAGCTGACGCAAACATGGTCTTTGTCTGTGCTGGCATGGGAGGTGGAACTGGAACTGGTGCTGCTCCTGTGGTCGCTGAAGTCGCCAAGAAAAACGATGCGATCGTAATCGGTGTAGCTACGATGCCTTTCTCAACCGAAAGAGCAAGATTGATAAAAGCTTACGAAGGATTGGAAGAGTTTAGAAAGCACTGCGATACCGTCATTCTATTGGATAACAACAAGCTCTTAGAGTACTATCCTAACCTGCCTCTGGAACAGGCCTTCAGTGTAATGGATCAGATCATAGCCGAGACTATAAAGGGAATAACTGACACTATCATGTATCCGTCCCTCGTAAACATAGACTTTGCAGATGTTAGAGCAATAATGAAGAGCGGAGATGTAGCGGCTTTATTCGTTGGAGAATCAAAATCTCAGCAGAGAGCAAAGGATGTTGTCAGAAACTGTCTGTCTCATCCATTGCTCGAAGCCGATATAAGAGGAGCAACTGGTGTTCTCGTACACATCTCGGGCGGTAGAGACTTAACTGTCAAGGAGGTTCAGGAGATAGTTAGAGAGCTTACGTTTGAGATAGACGAGAAGGCTAACGTTATATGGGGTGCTAGAGTAGATCCGAGCTTGGAGAACTTGGTTAGAGTAGTGACAATAATGACCGGAGTGAAGTCACCAAATCTTCTTTCGAATTTTGAGGAGGGGAATGGCAGAAAAATAGTAAGAGAGATAGATGAAAAGGGGAAGGAGAAATTCATAGATTACA